The Streptomyces aurantiacus genome includes a region encoding these proteins:
- a CDS encoding GNAT family N-acetyltransferase has protein sequence MPSERTEVQVRPGVEGDLDALTDIYNHYVRETPITFDTVIFTPEERRPWLLSHPEDGPHRLMVAVTRDSQRILGYATSSAFRPKPAYGTSVEVAIYLAPDAGGRGVGTLLYKSLFEALADEDLHRVYAGIAQPNEASARLHERFGFRHVGTYREVGRKFGRYWDVAWYEKEL, from the coding sequence GTGCCGTCGGAACGCACAGAGGTGCAGGTCAGGCCGGGAGTTGAAGGCGACCTCGACGCCCTCACGGACATCTACAACCACTATGTACGTGAGACGCCGATCACATTTGACACCGTGATCTTCACTCCCGAGGAGCGCCGCCCCTGGCTGCTCTCCCACCCTGAAGACGGCCCGCACCGGCTGATGGTTGCCGTGACCAGGGACTCACAACGGATTCTGGGGTATGCCACGTCGAGCGCGTTCCGTCCGAAGCCCGCGTACGGGACGTCCGTGGAGGTGGCGATCTACCTCGCCCCCGACGCGGGCGGCCGGGGTGTCGGCACGCTCCTCTACAAGTCCCTGTTCGAGGCGCTCGCGGACGAGGACCTCCACCGCGTCTACGCGGGGATCGCCCAGCCGAACGAGGCGTCGGCGCGACTGCACGAGCGGTTCGGCTTCCGGCACGTCGGCACGTACCGGGAGGTGGGGCGGAAGTTCGGACGGTACTGGGACGTGGCCTGGTACGAGAAAGAGCTCTGA
- a CDS encoding dioxygenase family protein, which translates to MSAATEERAVVERMPALYLSHGAPPLADDPLWPGQLAAWSADLPRPKAVLMVSAHWEEAPLALGATATVPLVYDFWGFPEHYYKVRYEAPGAPELAESVRKLLRAPGMPVQDIPDRGLDHGAYVPLVEMFPAADIPVLQISMPTLDPVRLMDIGRKLAPLRDEGVLIVGSGFFTHNLAALRQSGVPGWSSEFDAWGHQALDSADVDGLLDFLRKSPAGRLAHPRTEHFAPLFVTMGAADASGELDAQRSVIDGFWMGLAKRSVQFG; encoded by the coding sequence ATGTCCGCCGCCACCGAGGAACGTGCCGTCGTGGAGCGCATGCCCGCCCTCTACCTCTCGCACGGCGCCCCACCGCTGGCCGACGACCCGCTGTGGCCCGGCCAGCTCGCCGCCTGGTCCGCCGACCTCCCGCGCCCCAAGGCCGTCCTCATGGTCTCCGCGCACTGGGAGGAGGCCCCGCTCGCCCTCGGCGCGACCGCGACCGTCCCGCTGGTCTACGACTTCTGGGGCTTCCCCGAGCACTACTACAAGGTGCGGTACGAGGCTCCGGGCGCCCCCGAACTCGCCGAGTCCGTCCGCAAGTTGCTGCGCGCCCCCGGTATGCCGGTCCAGGACATCCCCGACCGCGGCCTCGACCACGGCGCGTACGTCCCGCTCGTGGAGATGTTCCCCGCGGCCGACATCCCGGTCCTGCAGATCTCCATGCCCACGCTCGACCCGGTCCGCCTCATGGACATCGGCCGCAAGCTGGCCCCGCTGCGCGACGAGGGCGTCCTCATCGTGGGCTCCGGCTTCTTCACCCACAACCTGGCGGCTCTGCGTCAGAGCGGCGTTCCCGGCTGGTCGTCCGAGTTCGACGCGTGGGGCCACCAGGCGCTCGACTCCGCCGACGTGGACGGCCTTCTCGACTTCCTCCGCAAGTCCCCGGCGGGCCGGCTCGCGCACCCGCGCACGGAACACTTCGCCCCGCTGTTCGTGACCATGGGGGCGGCGGACGCCTCCGGCGAACTGGACGCGCAGCGATCGGTGATCGACGGCTTCTGGATGGGACTGGCCAAACGCTCGGTGCAGTTCGGCTGA
- a CDS encoding MarR family winged helix-turn-helix transcriptional regulator: MNKASADEPRWLSDEEQRTWRAFMHATTLLEDHLDRQLQRDAGMPHVYYGLLVKLAEAPRRRLRMTELAMQAKITRSRLSHAIARLEKNGWVRREDCPSDKRGQFAVLTDEGEEVLKQAAPGHVAAVRQAVFDRLTPEQQRALGQAMLVIAEGLQPEEAGADLPWLR, encoded by the coding sequence ATGAACAAGGCATCCGCTGACGAGCCGCGCTGGCTCAGTGACGAGGAACAGCGCACCTGGCGTGCGTTCATGCACGCCACCACTCTTCTCGAGGACCATCTCGACCGCCAGTTGCAGCGTGACGCGGGCATGCCGCACGTCTACTACGGCCTGCTGGTGAAGCTGGCCGAGGCCCCGCGCCGGCGGCTGCGGATGACCGAACTGGCGATGCAGGCGAAGATCACCAGGTCTCGGCTGTCGCACGCGATCGCACGCCTGGAGAAGAACGGGTGGGTGCGGCGGGAGGACTGCCCTTCGGACAAGCGCGGGCAGTTCGCCGTGCTGACGGACGAGGGCGAGGAGGTACTGAAGCAGGCGGCTCCCGGGCATGTGGCCGCCGTGCGTCAGGCCGTGTTCGACCGGCTCACTCCTGAGCAGCAGAGGGCTCTCGGGCAGGCCATGCTTGTCATTGCCGAAGGGCTTCAGCCGGAGGAGGCGGGGGCGGATCTTCCCTGGCTTCGGTGA